In one window of Cupriavidus necator N-1 DNA:
- a CDS encoding GspH/FimT family pseudopilin, with protein sequence MRRATFPPSSPGRPTRRGFTLVELLCAMSVLAILAVAAAPSFSSLIANQRVRGASLDLTSALLLARSEAVKRNATVTLAATGAAWTAGWAVTAGAETVRSFGPYGGLTITPSAAGALALGNDGRLTGAAMTFEVAPNGDTAAASRVCVQVSETGRVASATGACS encoded by the coding sequence ATGCGGCGCGCCACGTTCCCGCCGTCTTCGCCCGGCCGGCCCACCCGCCGCGGCTTCACCCTGGTCGAACTGCTGTGCGCCATGTCGGTGCTGGCGATCCTGGCGGTCGCGGCGGCGCCGTCGTTCTCTTCACTGATCGCCAACCAGCGCGTGCGCGGCGCCTCGCTTGATCTGACCTCGGCGCTGCTGCTGGCGCGCAGCGAGGCGGTCAAGCGCAATGCCACGGTCACGCTGGCAGCCACCGGTGCCGCCTGGACCGCCGGCTGGGCGGTCACCGCAGGCGCCGAGACGGTGCGCAGCTTCGGGCCCTACGGCGGCCTGACCATCACGCCCAGCGCTGCCGGGGCCCTTGCGCTTGGCAACGACGGCCGGCTCACGGGCGCGGCCATGACTTTCGAAGTGGCACCCAACGGCGATACGGCAGCGGCGTCGCGCGTCTGCGTGCAGGTCAGCGAGACTGGCCGCGTCGCCTCCGCCACGGGAGCCTGCTCATGA
- a CDS encoding glutamate/aspartate ABC transporter substrate-binding protein, whose translation MKAAQVTCPRSSQRPLAEPLAAAVLALFAGTAGAADVAASPTLSKVKSSGTIAIGHRTSSIPFSYYDANQKVIGFSQDICDRVVDAVKRETGVPGLQVRMVPVTSQNRISLVQNGTVDLECGVTTNLKSRQQQVAFSTTFFVAGTRLLVKKGSPVRDFADLSGKAVVTNAGTTSERILRRLNDEKQANITVQSAKDYGESFLILQSGRVAAFMMDDVLLSGARTLAPNPAEWAVVGTPQSFEAYAFMMRKDDPGFKQVVDGAITGLIRSGEINKLYARWFAAPVPPKHVNFELPMSEPLKKAYANPNDEAFD comes from the coding sequence ATGAAAGCAGCACAAGTCACCTGTCCGCGCAGTTCGCAGCGTCCCCTGGCGGAGCCACTTGCCGCCGCCGTACTGGCGTTATTCGCGGGCACGGCGGGTGCTGCCGACGTGGCGGCCAGCCCGACGCTCAGCAAGGTCAAGTCGTCGGGCACGATCGCCATCGGCCACCGCACCTCGTCGATCCCGTTTTCGTACTACGACGCCAACCAGAAGGTGATCGGCTTCTCGCAGGACATCTGTGATCGCGTCGTCGATGCAGTGAAGCGCGAGACCGGCGTGCCCGGCCTGCAGGTGCGCATGGTGCCGGTGACCTCGCAGAACCGGATCTCGCTGGTGCAGAACGGCACCGTGGACCTGGAGTGCGGCGTCACCACCAACCTGAAGTCGCGCCAGCAGCAGGTGGCGTTCTCGACCACCTTCTTTGTTGCGGGCACGCGCTTGCTGGTGAAGAAGGGCAGTCCGGTGCGCGACTTCGCCGACCTGTCGGGCAAGGCGGTGGTGACCAACGCCGGCACCACCTCCGAGCGCATCCTGCGCCGGCTCAACGACGAGAAGCAGGCCAATATCACCGTCCAGAGCGCCAAGGACTATGGCGAGTCATTCCTGATCCTGCAGTCCGGGCGGGTGGCGGCATTCATGATGGACGACGTGCTGTTGTCCGGCGCGCGCACGCTGGCGCCCAATCCCGCGGAGTGGGCGGTGGTAGGTACGCCGCAGTCATTCGAGGCCTACGCGTTCATGATGCGCAAGGACGACCCTGGCTTCAAGCAGGTGGTCGACGGCGCCATCACGGGGCTGATCCGCAGCGGCGAGATCAACAAGCTCTACGCCAGATGGTTTGCCGCACCGGTGCCGCCCAAGCACGTGAACTTCGAGCTGCCGATGAGCGAACCGCTGAAGAAGGCCTACGCCAACCCCAACGACGAGGCCTTCGATTAA
- a CDS encoding potassium transporter Kef — translation METSAEHYSLALLCAAVLTVTVVGIHYEALRLLSAIHPRRWSGRMNIGVLIVCIIVVHCLEALVFALGFWFADHVLGLGGLTAMGSAGVSGVHTQPGVLVYAYFALETFTTQSLGDIVPVGASRLIASIEPLVGLILIGWSTSFTYVMMRRDWELERDEGGGRRAP, via the coding sequence ATGGAAACCTCCGCCGAACACTATTCGCTGGCCCTGCTGTGCGCCGCGGTGCTGACCGTGACCGTGGTCGGCATCCACTACGAGGCGCTGCGGCTGCTGTCGGCGATACATCCCCGGCGCTGGAGCGGGCGCATGAACATCGGCGTGCTGATCGTCTGCATCATCGTGGTCCACTGCCTGGAAGCACTGGTGTTTGCGCTGGGCTTCTGGTTCGCCGACCACGTGCTGGGCCTGGGCGGGCTGACCGCGATGGGCAGTGCCGGCGTGTCCGGCGTCCACACGCAACCAGGCGTGCTGGTCTACGCCTACTTTGCGCTGGAGACCTTCACCACGCAGAGCCTGGGCGACATCGTCCCGGTGGGCGCCAGCCGCCTGATCGCCAGCATCGAGCCGCTGGTCGGTCTGATCCTGATCGGCTGGTCTACCTCGTTCACCTATGTGATGATGCGCCGCGACTGGGAGCTTGAGCGCGACGAAGGAGGCGGGCGCCGCGCTCCCTAG
- a CDS encoding pilus assembly PilX family protein, protein MIKQSGRQPQGRPLRRGQDGVTLVVTLVFMVLFLLIAMAMVNSGLVNVKVAANQQHTAEARDVAQQAIEQVISNDFTKAPAAVAVPVDVSGDGKADYVAQVAQPECVTSKPMKNVELDLSDADDVSCLIGSGVQNTGIVTAGNSGGNSLCNATQWDVAATVNDAANTGTVATVHQGVAVRMPTGSACP, encoded by the coding sequence ATGATCAAGCAATCGGGTCGCCAACCGCAGGGCCGGCCACTGCGCCGCGGGCAGGACGGGGTCACGCTGGTCGTGACGCTGGTGTTTATGGTCCTGTTCCTGCTGATCGCCATGGCCATGGTCAATTCCGGGCTGGTCAACGTGAAAGTGGCCGCCAACCAGCAGCACACCGCCGAGGCGCGCGACGTGGCGCAGCAGGCGATCGAGCAGGTGATCAGCAACGATTTCACCAAGGCGCCGGCCGCGGTTGCGGTGCCGGTGGACGTCAGCGGCGACGGCAAGGCGGACTACGTGGCACAGGTGGCGCAGCCAGAGTGCGTGACAAGCAAGCCAATGAAGAACGTTGAGCTCGACCTGAGCGATGCCGACGACGTGTCTTGCCTGATCGGCAGCGGCGTGCAGAACACCGGGATCGTGACTGCAGGCAATAGCGGCGGCAATTCGCTGTGCAATGCCACGCAATGGGATGTGGCGGCCACTGTCAACGATGCCGCCAATACCGGCACCGTTGCAACCGTGCACCAGGGCGTGGCGGTGCGCATGCCGACCGGTTCGGCCTGTCCGTGA
- a CDS encoding MurR/RpiR family transcriptional regulator: protein MPPDSPTPSPQAPPQDLDALLALLRSNFPTLSTQFQGGARYLLDHPQDVAVLSMRKIAASAGVQPATLVRLSQHLGFEGWQGLRELFVDALRGGSQPYARRARKVVRESSASRMLGEMLDAQHHNLDMIATSNEKTLQQAAELLSHAACVHVAGFRSCFPIAFTFHYVYRLFRSTVHLIRADAGTLEMELRGLAPKDAVLVVSFAPYSQESIRVAAAARECGCKVIALTDSTVAPIALAADCTLLFSVESPSFFPSVTAGVAMVEALVEQLLARKGKGAIRALEQAEGELHRTGAYVAAGRG, encoded by the coding sequence ATGCCGCCCGACAGCCCCACCCCATCGCCGCAAGCGCCGCCGCAGGACCTGGACGCCCTGCTGGCGCTGCTGCGCAGCAACTTCCCCACCCTCAGCACGCAGTTCCAGGGCGGGGCGCGCTACCTGCTCGACCATCCGCAGGACGTGGCGGTGCTGTCGATGCGCAAGATCGCGGCCAGTGCCGGGGTGCAGCCTGCCACCCTGGTGCGGCTGTCGCAGCATCTCGGCTTCGAGGGCTGGCAGGGGCTGCGTGAGTTGTTCGTTGATGCGCTGCGCGGCGGCAGCCAGCCGTACGCGCGCCGCGCGCGCAAGGTGGTGCGTGAAAGCAGCGCCAGCCGCATGCTGGGCGAGATGCTGGACGCGCAGCACCACAACCTCGACATGATCGCCACCAGCAATGAGAAGACGCTGCAGCAAGCGGCGGAACTGCTGTCGCATGCGGCGTGCGTGCATGTGGCGGGTTTCCGCTCGTGCTTCCCGATCGCGTTCACCTTCCACTATGTCTACCGGCTGTTCCGCAGCACCGTGCACCTGATCCGCGCCGATGCCGGCACGCTGGAGATGGAGCTGCGCGGCCTGGCGCCCAAGGATGCGGTGCTGGTGGTCAGCTTTGCCCCCTACTCGCAGGAGAGCATCCGGGTCGCCGCGGCCGCGCGCGAGTGCGGCTGCAAGGTGATCGCGCTGACCGACAGCACGGTCGCGCCGATCGCGCTGGCGGCAGACTGCACGCTGCTGTTCTCGGTGGAAAGCCCATCGTTCTTCCCGTCCGTCACCGCCGGCGTGGCCATGGTCGAGGCCCTGGTCGAGCAGCTGCTTGCACGCAAGGGCAAGGGCGCAATCCGCGCGCTGGAGCAGGCCGAGGGCGAACTGCACCGCACCGGCGCCTATGTGGCGGCCGGACGCGGCTGA
- a CDS encoding RcnB family protein produces the protein MKTKKAMPALLLAASVLAAPFAMAQGGAKSKPKPMTDPMAASEPAAQNSPYMQVQQWKKGDRLPTEFRDRQYVIDDYKQYNLPAPRKGTRWVGIGAEYYLVAPNGVVQQVGSGS, from the coding sequence ATGAAGACCAAGAAAGCGATGCCGGCGCTGTTGCTGGCGGCAAGCGTGCTGGCGGCGCCGTTTGCGATGGCGCAGGGCGGTGCCAAGTCCAAGCCCAAGCCGATGACGGATCCCATGGCCGCCTCTGAGCCGGCGGCGCAGAACTCGCCCTATATGCAGGTGCAGCAGTGGAAGAAGGGTGACCGGCTGCCCACCGAGTTCAGGGACCGCCAGTATGTGATCGACGACTATAAGCAATACAACCTGCCCGCGCCGCGCAAGGGCACCCGCTGGGTCGGGATTGGCGCGGAATATTACCTGGTGGCGCCCAACGGCGTGGTCCAGCAGGTCGGATCGGGGTCCTGA
- a CDS encoding PilW family protein, whose product MSPLRLSARRLRRQRGISLVELMIGMTIGLVLLTALASLYYANSLSRTEFVKSAEQVENGRYALEQIRREVELAGFFGAGSIARGATVAEPALCAADPAALGFSAAGLTVPLALTGYGPGVAAACLPDLAATSEVLVVRRVSTTPVAAPTPGVPYLQVSACPQDTNSFVFDASAAAAFGLRTKACDPAQPAALRQAVVRVFYLAGCDRCSNGGDGIPTLKMAELVGGAFQSRSVAQGVQDMHLQYGVDLDSNGSADCYVADPGANNAAACATVPGYDWTNALANWRNVTTVRVNLLARTLKPSGGQSDNRTYDVGRAAASGPFNDGFKRHVYAQVARLVNVAGLREQ is encoded by the coding sequence ATGAGCCCCCTGCGCCTGTCCGCGCGCCGCCTGCGCCGCCAGCGCGGCATTTCGCTGGTCGAGCTGATGATCGGCATGACCATCGGCCTGGTGCTGCTGACCGCGCTGGCAAGCCTGTACTACGCCAACAGCCTGTCGCGCACCGAGTTCGTCAAGTCTGCCGAGCAGGTCGAAAACGGCCGCTACGCGCTGGAACAGATCCGGCGCGAAGTGGAGCTGGCGGGGTTCTTCGGCGCCGGCAGCATCGCGCGCGGCGCTACCGTGGCCGAGCCAGCGCTGTGCGCGGCAGACCCGGCGGCGCTGGGCTTCTCCGCGGCGGGTTTGACCGTGCCGCTGGCGCTGACGGGCTACGGCCCCGGGGTGGCGGCGGCATGCCTGCCTGACCTGGCGGCCACCTCCGAGGTGCTGGTGGTGCGGCGCGTATCGACCACGCCGGTGGCCGCACCCACGCCGGGCGTGCCTTATCTGCAGGTCTCGGCCTGCCCGCAGGATACCAATTCCTTCGTCTTCGACGCCAGCGCCGCGGCGGCCTTCGGCCTGCGCACCAAGGCCTGCGATCCCGCCCAGCCGGCCGCGCTGCGACAGGCCGTGGTGCGCGTGTTCTACCTGGCGGGCTGCGACCGCTGCAGCAACGGCGGCGACGGCATCCCCACGCTGAAGATGGCCGAGCTGGTGGGCGGCGCGTTCCAGTCGCGCTCGGTCGCGCAGGGCGTGCAGGACATGCACCTGCAGTACGGCGTGGACCTGGACAGCAACGGCTCGGCCGACTGCTACGTGGCCGACCCCGGCGCCAACAACGCCGCGGCCTGCGCCACCGTGCCGGGCTATGACTGGACCAACGCGCTCGCCAACTGGCGCAACGTCACCACCGTGCGCGTGAACCTGCTGGCGCGCACGCTGAAGCCCTCGGGCGGCCAGTCCGACAACCGCACCTACGACGTGGGCCGCGCCGCCGCCAGCGGTCCGTTCAACGACGGTTTCAAGCGCCATGTGTACGCCCAGGTGGCGCGGCTGGTCAACGTGGCCGGACTGCGCGAGCAATGA
- the pilV gene encoding type IV pilus modification protein PilV translates to MKHRIPRLRPRMPGRRTQGGFLLIEVLVAVVILLVALLGTAGLVARSGQTEMESYQRVQALALLQDMVARLNANRQVASCYANGATGMQLGSAAAPPAACTQGTAAQKATADADLQAWNTALLGSAEKRPGASAADAAQAVGAMIGARGCIETVDAVNNIYRITVAWQGLATTGAPALGCGKDQYGNDAYRRAVSTQIRVGTLGTVS, encoded by the coding sequence ATGAAGCACAGAATCCCGCGGCTGCGGCCGCGCATGCCTGGCCGCCGCACGCAGGGCGGCTTCCTGCTGATCGAGGTGCTGGTGGCGGTGGTGATCCTGCTGGTCGCGCTGCTTGGCACCGCCGGGCTAGTGGCGCGCTCGGGGCAGACCGAGATGGAGTCCTACCAGCGCGTGCAGGCGCTGGCGCTGCTGCAGGACATGGTTGCGCGCCTCAACGCCAACCGCCAGGTGGCATCGTGCTATGCCAACGGCGCGACCGGCATGCAGCTGGGCAGCGCGGCGGCGCCGCCGGCGGCGTGCACGCAGGGCACCGCCGCGCAGAAAGCTACCGCCGATGCGGACCTGCAGGCCTGGAACACGGCGCTGCTGGGTAGTGCCGAGAAGCGCCCGGGGGCCAGCGCCGCTGATGCCGCCCAGGCCGTCGGCGCCATGATCGGCGCGCGCGGCTGCATCGAGACCGTGGACGCCGTCAACAATATCTACCGCATCACCGTGGCCTGGCAGGGCCTGGCCACCACTGGCGCGCCCGCGCTGGGCTGCGGCAAGGACCAGTATGGCAACGATGCCTATCGCCGCGCGGTCAGCACGCAGATCCGCGTCGGCACCCTCGGAACCGTGTCATGA
- a CDS encoding HdeD family acid-resistance protein — MARLVMILLGVDYLRTRWRGLLRLGCLSVLLGGAMFVDALDNAIYFPMTPFAVVLLLEGLATLVVARTGIGGQRTLRQVKGVSFCFAAVLILAGHHHGNFVLSMIFGTLFLADGLLQIVSARVVRFRTWRLAVAVGMFEIALAIFFYQPYPTHYVGTVPYCLALGLIFGGWNMLLLASRLRRLDHNPGMDEADAAPAAPASAVPATDAAAAADVPDMTLWDGPPEPGEHALTVHVWTPVGSARGEARRQPLVDRYIAAVDRDGVISTGHAALESPEGIYISLYPAEEIDRSPDEFTRILRATRENDVGGKFQPDYQTESRAWCPSTVQVRIRNYDPERLGRFWSAYRQNTTYNLTDRNCSSTVSHALEGASARVWRQAKGWRPLWRLLTTPELWVAAQIRKRAKTMAWTPGLTLDYARALSMLADPRPSGWASMTRMALGQMRRQRRGWREAARTRADKEGSGAVAGGIDAANAENAGSVRQAAND; from the coding sequence ATGGCAAGACTGGTGATGATCCTGCTGGGCGTGGACTACCTGCGCACGCGCTGGCGCGGCCTGCTGCGGCTGGGCTGCCTGAGCGTGCTGCTGGGGGGGGCCATGTTTGTCGATGCGCTGGACAACGCCATCTATTTCCCGATGACGCCGTTCGCGGTGGTGTTGCTGCTCGAAGGGCTGGCAACGCTGGTGGTGGCGCGCACCGGCATCGGCGGGCAGCGCACGCTGCGGCAGGTCAAGGGTGTGTCGTTCTGCTTTGCCGCGGTGCTGATCCTGGCCGGCCATCATCACGGCAACTTCGTGCTGTCGATGATTTTCGGCACGCTGTTCCTGGCCGACGGGCTGCTGCAGATCGTCTCGGCCCGCGTGGTACGGTTCCGCACCTGGCGCCTGGCGGTAGCCGTCGGCATGTTCGAGATCGCGCTGGCCATCTTCTTCTACCAGCCGTACCCGACCCACTATGTGGGCACCGTGCCCTATTGCCTGGCCCTGGGGCTGATCTTCGGCGGCTGGAACATGCTGCTGCTGGCCTCACGCCTGCGCCGGCTGGACCACAACCCCGGCATGGACGAAGCCGATGCCGCGCCGGCGGCTCCCGCCTCCGCCGTCCCGGCAACCGATGCGGCTGCTGCTGCCGATGTGCCCGACATGACCCTCTGGGACGGCCCGCCCGAGCCCGGCGAGCATGCGCTGACCGTGCATGTCTGGACCCCGGTCGGGTCCGCCCGCGGCGAAGCGCGCCGCCAGCCGTTGGTCGACCGCTATATCGCCGCGGTGGACCGCGACGGCGTGATCTCCACCGGCCATGCCGCGCTGGAATCGCCCGAGGGTATCTATATCAGCCTGTACCCGGCCGAGGAAATCGACCGCTCGCCAGACGAATTCACCCGCATCCTGCGCGCCACCCGCGAAAACGACGTGGGCGGCAAGTTCCAGCCGGATTACCAGACCGAATCGCGCGCCTGGTGCCCGTCGACGGTGCAGGTGCGCATCCGCAACTATGACCCCGAGCGCCTGGGCCGCTTCTGGAGCGCCTACCGCCAGAACACCACCTACAACCTGACCGACCGCAACTGTTCCAGCACCGTCTCGCACGCGCTGGAAGGCGCGTCGGCCCGGGTCTGGCGCCAGGCCAAGGGCTGGCGGCCGCTCTGGCGCCTGCTGACCACGCCGGAATTGTGGGTGGCGGCGCAGATCCGCAAGCGCGCCAAGACCATGGCCTGGACGCCCGGCCTGACGCTGGACTACGCACGCGCGCTCAGCATGCTGGCCGATCCGCGGCCGTCCGGCTGGGCCAGCATGACCCGGATGGCGCTGGGGCAGATGCGGCGCCAGCGCCGGGGCTGGCGCGAGGCCGCGCGCACCCGGGCAGACAAGGAGGGCAGCGGAGCCGTCGCAGGTGGCATCGACGCCGCAAATGCTGAAAATGCCGGTAGTGTCAGGCAGGCCGCGAACGATTAA
- a CDS encoding collagen-like protein has product MQHIDLKLAAIPLACLAILLAGCGGGGGDSAPANAAPSASVAGPAGANGKTILSGTNAPTADAGTDGDFYLNATTSTLYGPKAGGAWPAGVSLVGPQGVAGAPGAVLLHGAADPTAADGGEGSFYLNTTTNTLFGPKTAEGWPAGVSVVGLTGPVGPAGPAGSDGAAGAQGPQGEKGEKGDTGETGATGPQGQQGEAGGNGGAGATIYTANFAVYNSPDGNGTYVMTGTGLDRQSIDPNFGAVMPVGCSGGLTLNASLAGAVPDDEVKYTLAAYRVASGAALETIAPLAITDASACSLGATVRTCSAPATTTVAANDIVQVQVSGNRNFKWGGALYVSLSCKSSS; this is encoded by the coding sequence GTGCAACACATTGACCTGAAACTTGCGGCGATCCCGCTCGCCTGCCTCGCCATCCTGCTCGCCGGTTGCGGTGGCGGTGGCGGCGATTCCGCGCCGGCCAACGCTGCGCCATCCGCCAGTGTGGCCGGCCCGGCCGGCGCGAACGGCAAGACCATCCTGTCCGGCACCAATGCGCCCACGGCGGACGCTGGCACGGACGGCGACTTCTACCTCAATGCCACGACCTCGACGCTCTACGGACCCAAGGCTGGCGGGGCCTGGCCTGCCGGCGTGTCGCTGGTCGGCCCGCAGGGGGTAGCCGGCGCGCCCGGCGCCGTGCTGCTGCACGGCGCGGCAGATCCCACCGCTGCCGATGGCGGCGAAGGCAGCTTCTACCTTAATACGACCACCAACACGCTGTTCGGCCCGAAGACGGCGGAAGGCTGGCCGGCCGGGGTCTCCGTGGTCGGCCTGACCGGTCCGGTCGGGCCGGCGGGTCCGGCCGGGTCCGACGGCGCGGCCGGGGCGCAAGGTCCGCAGGGCGAAAAGGGCGAAAAGGGTGATACCGGCGAGACTGGCGCCACCGGCCCCCAGGGCCAGCAAGGAGAGGCAGGCGGGAATGGCGGCGCCGGAGCGACGATCTATACGGCCAACTTCGCTGTGTACAACTCGCCGGATGGCAATGGCACCTATGTCATGACCGGCACCGGGCTGGACCGCCAAAGTATCGATCCGAATTTCGGCGCGGTGATGCCGGTGGGCTGCAGCGGCGGCCTGACCCTGAACGCGAGCCTGGCAGGCGCCGTGCCCGATGACGAAGTCAAGTACACCCTGGCGGCATACCGTGTCGCCAGCGGCGCGGCGCTGGAAACGATCGCCCCGCTTGCCATCACCGACGCGTCCGCCTGCTCGCTCGGAGCCACCGTGCGGACCTGCTCGGCGCCGGCCACGACGACGGTGGCGGCTAACGACATTGTCCAGGTGCAGGTCAGTGGCAACCGCAACTTCAAATGGGGCGGCGCGCTTTACGTCAGTCTTTCCTGCAAGAGCAGCAGCTGA
- a CDS encoding type IV pilin protein, giving the protein MGHRSPAVRHGGRVNSSFRVIGEVGATGNPCRGWRLRGARAAHGFTLIEVMITVAIIAILAAVAIPNYSRHVVRSHRAAIESFMLEVSGAQERYLVDNRAYAANLGTLGMSVPAAQATRYDVAVTPNAALPPGYSIVATPKGSQVAGDADCGSLTLTSAGAKSASGSGTDCWN; this is encoded by the coding sequence ATGGGACATAGAAGCCCGGCAGTGCGACACGGCGGGAGGGTCAACTCGTCGTTTCGGGTCATTGGGGAAGTTGGGGCAACCGGCAATCCATGCCGGGGCTGGCGCCTGCGCGGCGCCAGGGCAGCGCATGGCTTCACGCTGATCGAGGTGATGATCACGGTGGCGATCATTGCCATTCTTGCCGCCGTCGCCATTCCAAATTACAGCCGTCACGTCGTGCGCTCGCACCGGGCCGCAATCGAGTCCTTCATGCTGGAGGTCTCGGGCGCCCAGGAGCGCTACCTGGTCGACAACCGCGCCTACGCCGCCAATCTGGGCACGCTGGGCATGTCGGTACCGGCCGCGCAGGCAACGCGCTACGACGTCGCCGTGACGCCAAACGCGGCGCTGCCGCCCGGCTACAGCATCGTGGCCACGCCCAAGGGCAGCCAGGTTGCCGGCGACGCCGACTGCGGCTCGCTGACGCTGACCAGTGCCGGCGCGAAATCCGCGTCTGGTTCAGGCACCGACTGCTGGAACTGA